A single window of Phlebotomus papatasi isolate M1 chromosome 4, Ppap_2.1, whole genome shotgun sequence DNA harbors:
- the LOC129808460 gene encoding uncharacterized protein LOC129808460 yields MTDELHRKRPTRDNGQAVVSTAGPGVGGHQSNGRGSGVTSGLADLPRRQRHLKMATWNIFSLTGKHQELKSEAKRFQLDIIGVSSTKQRGIGTVDLKEGWQLFLSGVAPEMSAQACVGILTGSRLLDRVCDVWTHSGRVMGIKIKLQRSSLAVLQVYAPNAPSEYPAFLDEVEEVLNKSTSEADSVVFFGVEDTKRGHKSIIDFVLVPGVDRTIVQDVRVFNSAELSTDHHLLFAKIILDEDPPALPKGKNKVLKCIRWESLKKKDVEEKFVKGIQERFEQIPQSPSDVQAKWACFQSAILASATEACGVKRVNVTNNVKRSSWWGTPRVKEAVSEKKKAYKLYMQGKDSESRGRCVEARMAGKLAVKAAREEAWKKFGEKLELDYKMANKTSWQTVRRLRGKKSNSIQGVTSKEGNLLTKEEEVLNRWKEYFSELLNPQQGTDVDVPTSKGREESSPSESEVLYAISKLKDGKAAGIDDIRPEMLKLMGIVGVNWLTRVIKVAWQSGRAPKDWQVGVIIPIFKKGNKKDCSNYRGISLLSLPGKAYAKVLERRCREIVEPRLGREIYQDSWDEIGSVVEVNMINRSQPRARDFYSMTITGLRP; encoded by the exons ATGACGGACGAACTGCACCGGAAACGACCCACGCGAGACAATGGACAAGCTGTTGTTTCAACCGCTGGTCCCGGGGTCGGAGGGCACCAGAGTAACGGAAGAGGCTCTGGAGTGACATCAGGTTTGGCAGACCTACCACGACGGCAACGGCACTTGAAAATGGCTACATGGAATATCTTTTCACTCACAGGGAAGCACCAGGAGCTTAAGAGCGAAGCAAAAAGATTCCAATTAGATATAATTGGTGTTTCGTCCACTAAGCAAAGAGGTATTGGAACTGTGGATCTTAAGGAAGGGTGGCAACTTTTCCTGTCCGGAGTGGCACCAGAAATGTCTGCACAGGCGTGTGTGGGGATACTCACAGGCTCCCGGCTGTTAGACAGGGTTTGTGATGTCTGGACACACAGTGGGAGAGTGATGGGTATCAAGATCAAACTTCAGAGATCTTCCCTGGCGGTATTGCAGGTGTACGCACCGAACGCACCGTCAGAGTACCCAGCTTTCCTAGATGAAGTGGAGGAAGTCCTGAATAAGTCAACTTCTGAAGCGGATTCAGTTGTGTTCTTTGGAGTT GAAGACACAAAACGAGGACATAAGTCAATAATTGACTTTGTCCTTGTTCCCGGTGTTGATAGAACAATTGTCCAAGACGTTCGAGTTTTTAACAGTGCTGAACTGTCAACTGATCACCACCTgctctttgcaaaaattatcCTTGACGAAGACCCCCCCGCTCTACCTAAGGGTAAGAATAAAGTGCTGAAATGCATTAGATGGGAGAGCCTTAAGAAGAAGGACGTTGAAGAGAAATTTGTGAAGGGCATACAGGAAAGATTTGAACAAATTCCACAGTCTCCTTCTGACGTACAGGCTAAATGGGCCTGCTTCCAATCAGCCATTTTGGCCTCGGCTACAGAAGCTTGTGGCGTTAAGCGCGTTAATGTGACGAACAACGTGAAACGGTCATCTTGGTGGGGAACACCGAGAGTAAAAGAAGCCGTTTCAGAGAAAAAGAAGGCTTATAAGTTGTACATGCAGGGTAAGGATTCTGAGTCTCGTGGTCGTTGCGTTGAAGCGCGAATGGCTGGAAAGCTCGCAGTTAAAGCCGCTAGAGAGGAGGCGTGGAAGAAGTTTGGTGAAAAGCTGGAGCTCGACTACAAGATGGCAAACAAAACTTCCTGGCAAACAGTCCGAAGACTCCGAGGGAAGAAGAGCAATTCCATCCAAGGAGTAACATCCAAGGAAgggaatcttctgaccaaagagGAAGAGGTCTTAAATCGTTGGAAAGAATACTTTTCAGAATTGCTCAATCCTCAGCAAGGCACTGATGTTGACGTACCCACAAGTAAAGGCAGGGAAGAAAGTAGTCCTTCAGAGAGTGAAGTCCTGTATGCAATTAGTAAATTGAAGGATGGAAAAGCTGCAGGAATTGACGACATACGTCCCGAAAtgctaaaactcatgggtatagTGGGTGTTAATTGGCTCACGCGTGTCATTAAGGTGGCTTGGCAAAGTGGGAGAGCACCAAAGGACTGGCAAGTTGGGGTCATTATACCCATATTCAAGAAGGGAAACAAGAAAGATTgctccaattataggggaatttcccttctgagtttGCCTGGCAAAGCGTATGCCAAAGTCCTTGAGAGAAGATGCCGAGAaatagtcgaacccagactgg GGAGAGAAATATATCAGGACAGTTGGGATGAAATTGGATCTGTGGTGGAGGTAAATATGATCAATAGATCTCAACCAAGAGCAAGAGATTTCTATTCCATGACAATTACAGGACTAAGACCATGA
- the LOC129808461 gene encoding uncharacterized protein LOC129808461, whose translation MPNKGYSKRNYKGQLTIVKNVIEKYHITPGKLNEQGAEVELLATRDTLERIEKKFQALQSEIINEAPPETKTKEQDELSAFLDECLEVEMTISTLLAKLTSKSSESTGLNISGELGESGNASIASLVSLMTQQMKEQRQQRISEEVKLKEILSAQREEFQRMLEISRSDSITNREEDGARHNSTAERRAKLEPIKLPMFSGSYADWHSFKNLFISSVGNDRTLSKSQKMHYLLTSTSGDAYGLFKNLEITDSNFDIAWERLVKRYEDKMMIITSHFERFLKQPQITKPDAVALRQLQASTTQCLEAIDALNVNERDPWLIHLTLKHLDSQTQEAWSEKQPDGVPTWKDFDDFLNKRCRQLESCPPTVPNQQQQSRNSHSIDSCNYQACKECSQKHNHLLHIAFSNEKSRSQSVAITTQQESTTNPLPLVLPRNSSSTGTSLSISGADGGVKTKVLFATAIVSLLGPDNISLKCRVVLDPASQINIITSRMCQCLSLKPRRSNLVVDGVGSISQASQHEVEIKMRYQRGLEFITESLDCIVMPKVVGDQPNWEVDLSQIPLPPNLKLADPSWHVSQKIDLLIGGAHVWQYFLNERQELGEGMPILQSSVFGWLVVGPCPEERGPTGACYITTLASIDRTIKRFWEIEEIPKETIIESEHREVEEQFRLTTHKNSEGRYVVQIPLKPNIEDLSDNKLIATRQLNYLLSRLPRHPRLFAEYDTIFKEYLSQGIIERVPLTELSNPSYYLPHHAVVKENAVSTKTRIVFNASSRTKTGLSFNDCIKACPVVQPTLISILWRFRLNEITLTCDIKQMYLQVALHSPHKDYHRFLWREGSEVIYYRFTRVCFGVAASPFLATRVLNKIAEDESQTYPLAASVLRHNFYVDDCLVSVSTVQEALTVKEQLTGILRTAGMELSKFRSNRPQILANNDHNADDSDLILDEESKTLGIIWNPREDEFKFRVAEDLQSTPVTKRNILSKIARIFDPCGLIAPVVTSAKVIMQVLWRKGLEWDDEVPECLDRQWKAFVGDLKNVDDLCIPRWICAVENPVKKELHAFSDASNLAYGAAVYLIYEDSNHRRCSGLVSAKSRLNPISSKDDHAQSLTIPKAELSGAELAVQLMSAVGESLGIQERYYWTDAKVVLYQIHSKAHRDVFVRNRVMKIRSFSTPSQWRHVPTKQNPADVLSRGCKVLNLISNSLWWHGPSWLQEDSSQWPPEFSPEEQPAPSVCTAVLDSRTDPNAIYNHLIEHCSSFIKATRVVAWVSRAATKFKQPRRRVTRSSANADESFPFLTVTELQVAEKFLIKWEQENHLKTTLEKIQSNRRNKVDRYLRTLYPFVDIDGILRVGGRIDSAHENYDAKFQIILPHGKLAEWIAEAEHVRLLHSGPQETLSSIRRRFWPVKGRSLVRRVVHKCVVCIRAKPKMSEQLMGSLPEYRVTLTRPFLHTGVDLTGHVLIKRAPRGSAQEKAYVCIFICMCTKAVHLEVLTSLSTKAFISAFRRFIARRGMPSHMHSDNGTNFVGASKELYQLLKEHATQQELSDLSSSLHIQWLFNPPLAPHQGGLWEAAVRSFKHHFVRVVGRAILTYEELNTVVIQIEAVLNSRPLVAVTDHPGDYKCLTPGDFLIGHAPTQLPIGPDDPEQIDTLRRWQLCTKLRNDFVRRWKVEYLHSLQQRHLWNQESPNIAIGDVVLLKSESAANVEWPMGLVESVLPGRDQKVRVVVVRVNGKSLKRPITKLVKLLIEEKQ comes from the exons ATGCCAAACAAAGGATACAGCAAACGTAACTACAAGGGACAGCTCACGATTGTGAAGAATGTCATCGAGAAATACCATATAACTCCTGGGAAGTTGAATGAACAGGGAGCTGAGGTCGAGCTGCTGGCCACCAGAGACACTCTTGAGcgcattgaaaagaaatttcaagCTTTACAGTCTGAGATAATCAATGAAGCCCCACCGGAGACTAAGACGAAAGAACAGGATGAATTATCAGCCTTTCTAGATGAATGCCTTGAGGTTGAAATGACCATCAGTACACTTTTGGCAAAATTAACCTCAAAATCTTCAGAGTCTACAGGCTTGAATATCAGTGGGGAACTTGGTGAATCAGGCAATGCCAGCATTGCTTCTCTTGTTTCATTGATGACTCAACAGATGAAGGAGCAAAGGCAGCAAAGAATTAGTGAGGAGGTAAAGCTCAAAGAAATTTTATCTGCGCAAAGGGAGGAGTTTCAAAGAATGTTGGAGATATCCAGAAGTGACTCAATTACCAACAGAGAAGAAGATGGTGCCAGACACAATTCCACAGCAGAGCGTAGAGCCAAATTGGAGCCCATAAAGCTCCCCATGTTCAGTGGATCCTACGCTGATTGGCACTCATTTAAAAATCTCTTCATATCCAGTGTGGGAAATGACAGGACCTTGTCCAAATCACAAAAAATGCACTACTTACTCACGTCTACCAGCGGAGATGCGTATGGGCTTTTCAAAAACCTTGAGATAACGGACTCAAATTTCGACATCGCTTGGGAAAGACTGGTAAAGCGCTATGAGGACAAGATGATGATCATCACTTCACATTTTGAGAGATTCTTGAAGCAACCACAGATCACCAAACCTGATGCAGTAGCTCTGAGACAGCTTCAGGCATCAACAACGCAGTGCTTGGAGGCAATTGATGCTTTAAATGTCAACGAAAGGGATCCTTGGTTAATCCACCTGACCTTGAAGCACCTTGACTCCCAGACACAAGAAGCTTGGAGTGAAAAGCAGCCAGATGGTGTTCCGACGTGGAAAGATTTCGATGACTTCCTCAACAAGAGATGCCGTCAGCTCGAGTCGTGCCCACCTACCGTGCCTAATCAACAACAACAATCGCGCA ATTCTCATTCAATTGATTCATGTAACTATCAGGCGTGCAAAGAATGCTCGCAAAAACATAATCACCTTTTGCATATtgctttttcaaatgaaaaatcaagGTCTCAGTCAGTTGCCATTACCACTCAGCAAGAGAGTACCACAAATCCCTTACCTCTTGTATTGCCAAGAAATTCCTCTTCCACCGGTACTTCCCTAAGTATTTCTGGAGCTGATGGGGGAGTGAAGACTAAGGTTTTGTTTGCAACTGCGATCGTTTCTCTCTTGGGTCCTGACAATATTTCACTGAAGTGCCGAGTAGTACTCGATCCCGCCTCCCAAATTAATATTATAACGTCACGCATGTGCCAATGTTTAAGTTTGAAGCCAAGACGAAGTAATCTTGTGGTAGATGGGGTTGGATCCATATCTCAGGCCAGTCAGCATgaagttgaaataaaaatgCGATACCAGAGGGGTCTCGAGTTCATAACTGAGTCACTTGATTGTATTGTCATGCCCAAAGTTGTGGGAGATCAGCCTAACTGGGAGGTGGACTTATCACAAATTCCCTTACCCCCAAATCTTAAATTGGCCGATCCCTCTTGGCATGTCAGTCAAAAAATTGATCTCCTCATTGGCGGTGCCCATGTTTGGCAATATTTCTTGAATGAACGCCAGGAATTAGGTGAGGGAATGCCCATTCTTCAGTCAAGCGTGTTCGGATGGTTGGTTGTAGGACCATGTCCCGAAGAGAGGGGGCCCACTGGAGCTTGTTACATAACCACTCTCGCCAGCATTGACCGGACAATTAAACGATTTTGGGAGATTGAGGAGATCCCTAAGGAGACAATTATTGAATCTGAACATCGCGAAGTTGAGGAGCAGTTTCGTTTGACTACTCATAAAAATTCAGAGGGTCGATATGTTGTTCAAATTCCCCTGAAACCAAATATTGAAGATCTCTCTGATAATAAATTGATTGCCACTCGTCAGTTAAACTATCTCTTGTCCAGATTGCCAAGGCATCCAAGACTCTTTGCAGAATATGATACCATATTTAAAGAGTACTTGTCACAAGGCATCATTGAAAGGGTTCCGCTGACTGAGTTGTCAAATCCTTCCTATTACCTTCCTCATCACGCTGTGGTCAAGGAGAATGCAGTTTCTACAAAAACTCGAATTGTATTCAATGCAAGTTCTAGGACAAAGACTGGATTAAGTTTCAATGACTGCATTAAAGCTTGCCCTGTAGTGCAACCTACTCTGATTTCCATTCTGTGGAGATTCCGCCTGAATGAGATAACACTTACATGTGATATAAAACAGATGTACCTCCAGGTTGCATTACATTCTCCTCATAAAGACTACCACCGATTTTTGTGGAGGGAAGGCAGTGAGGTAATTTATTATCGGTTCACGAGGGTGTGCTTCGGAGTGGCTGCATCCCCATTTTTGGCCACCCGGGTGTTGAATAAGATAGCTGAAGATGAGAGTCAAACGTACCCCCTTGCCGCGTCAGTTTTGCGTCACAACTTTTATGTTGATGACTGCTTGGTTTCAGTGTCAACGGTTCAGGAGGCTTTAACAGTCAAAGAACAACTGACTGGCATCTTGAGAACTGCTGGAATGGAATTATCCAAATTCAGAAGCAACCGTCCACAAATTCTTGCGAACAATGATCACAATGCAGATGATTCTGACCTTATACTGGATGAAGAGTCAAAAACGCTGGGTATCATTTGGAATCCACGGGAAGATGAATTCAAGTTCCGAGTAGCAGAAGATTTACAGTCCACTCCTGTCACTAAGAGAAACATACTCTCAAAGATAGCTCGGATTTTTGACCCATGTGGTCTGATTGCCCCAGTAGTGACGTCAGCCAAAGTGATTATGCAAGTTTTGTGGAGAAAAGGGCTTGAATGGGATGATGAGGTTCCGGAATGTCTGGATAGACAATGGAAAGCTTTCGTGGGagatttgaaaaatgttgacgACTTATGCATTCCTAGATGGATTTGTGCGGTAGAAAATCCAGTGAAGAAGGAGCTTCACGCGTTTTCCGATGCAAGCAATCTCGCATATGGAGCAGCAGTGTACTTGATATATGAAGACAGTAACCATAGGCGTTGTTCTGGTTTAGTGAGTGCAAAATCGAGGTTGAATCCCATTAGTTCAAAGGATGATCATGCACAATCACTTACCATTCCAAAAGCTGAACTCAGTGGTGCTGAGTTAGCCGTACAACTGATGTCTGCCGTAGGTGAGTCGTTGGGCATACAGGAGAGATATTACTGGACAGATGCCAAAGTTGTTCTCTACCAGATTCACTCCAAAGCTCATCGAGACGTTTTTGTTCGAAATCGTGTCATGAAAATTCGCTCATTTTCCACACCTTCACAATGGAGGCATGTGCCAACGAAGCAAAATCCAGCTGATGTGCTTTCCAGGGGATGCAAAGTCTTGAATCTTATATCGAACTCTCTCTGGTGGCATGGTCCTAGTTGGCTGCAGGAAGATAGTAGTCAATGGCCTCCAGAATTTTCTCCAGAAGAACAGCCTGCGCCTTCAGTTTGTACTGCAGTGCTTGATTCTAGGACTGATCCAAATGCCATCTATAATCATCTCATAGAGCATTGCAGTTCATTCATCAAAGCCACCAGAGTTGTTGCATGGGTTTCCAGAGCAGCAACCAAGTTCAAGCAACCACGAAGAAGAGTCACAAGAAGTTCTGCAAATGCAGATGAGTCTTTTCCATTTCTGACGGTGACAGAATTACAAGTGGCTGAAAAATTCCTGATCAAGTGGGAACAAGAGAACCATTTGAAGACAACCTTAGAGAAAATCCAGTCGAATCGCAGAAACAAGGTTGATAGATACCTGCGAACACTTTACCCTTTTGTGGACATTGATGGCATTTTGCGAGTTGGGGGAAGAATTGATTCCGCTCATGAGAATTATGATGCCAAATTCCAAATCATTCTCCCTCACGGGAAACTGGCCGAGTGGATTGCTGAAGCAGAGCATGTGAGACTCCTTCACTCTGGACCTCAGGAAACTCTTTCATCAATTCGAAGAAGATTCTGGCCTGTCAAGGGGAGAAGTTTGGTTCGAAGGGTAGTGCACAAATGTGTAGTTTGTATTCGAGCGAAACCGAAGATGTCAGAACAACTGATGGGATCTCTTCCAGAGTACAGAGTTACTCTCACTAGACCCTTTTTGCACACAGGAGTTGACTTGACTGGCCATGTTTTAATCAAAAGAGCCCCAAGAGGATCTGCCCAAGAAAAAGCCTATGTTTGCATATTCATATGCATGTGCACAAAAGCTGTTCATTTGGAAGTTCTCACCTCGCTTTCAACGAAGGCTTTTATCAGTGCATTTCGAAGGTTTATTGCGAGACGTGGCATGCCATCACACATGCACAGCGACAATGGCACCAATTTTGTGGGGGCATCGAAAGAACTCTATCAGCTTCTGAAAGAACATGCCACTCAGCAAGAATTGTCTGATTTGTCATCAAGTCTTCACATTCAATGGCTGTTCAACCCTCCTCTAGCTCCCCACCAAGGCGGATTATGGGAAGCCGCAGTGAGAAGTTTTAAGCATCATTTCGTGCGAGTGGTAGGGCGAGCAATATTGACGTATGAGGAACTAAATACTGTTGTGATACAGATTGAGGCAGTGTTAAACAGCAGGCCACTGGTGGCAGTGACTGATCATCCAGGAGACTACAAATGTCTTACCCCTGGAGATTTTTTGATTGGCCATGCTCCAACCCAATTGCCAATCGGACCAGATGATCCTGAACAAATAGACACTTTGAGGCGTTGGCAACTTTGCACCAAACTGAGGAATGATTTTGTGCGACGTTGGAAAGTCGAGTACTTACATTCGTTACAACAACGCCATTTATGGAACCAAGAGAGCCCCAACATTGCCATAGGAGATGTAGTATTGCTAAAGTCGGAGTCTGCAGCAAATGTTGAGTGGCCTATGGGCCTTGTCGAAAGTGTACTACCAGGAAGGGATCAGAAAGTTAGGGTGGTGGTGGTAAGAGTGAATGGCAAATCCTTGAAACGACCTATTACGAAGTTAGTGAAACTTTTAATCGAAGAAAAGCAATAA
- the LOC129808459 gene encoding uncharacterized protein LOC129808459, with protein sequence MTMEIPAEEEKFVKFLQKVKSFNNRFNFTQLELSFELRCSVRNTCRDSVNKAFNEVIGVIQQEGSQGDRIILEIFLEGNSINEPIFLDLRPLGTLTVETIFSALEKVQQCTTAFNVADVVAVRAYMFHQLEGRGKRHNPGRMTLSEMRRYKQKSIIDISGTSNCLTTSIFVDYVLTFRPMPTVAIAHNAKGYDAQFILEELCQREEKIEPILQGCKILYAKVKGVTFLDSLSFIPFPLSQFSKSFGLPECDKGYYPYKFNTTENRSYIGSYPPIDMYPIESMSSQQYAEFLEWYEQVKELPFDNRKELIHYCRQDVKILVKGCLNFIHSFIETTSLNPFLQAITIADAVMKAYRKKYLTPNTLAITPKNNYNSNFLQMQSKISLKWLVYMKETSHPNIKYEVKIRGSRYIADGYDEASNTVYSFEGCFFHGHTCFLNRGHAFSKKPNDNMQSRYESTLKRLDHIRQLGYNLVSIWECEFRRMLDSDPVLAERLNNHPEVVDSGFDLRSAVYGGRTEVFRTYYKCRPGDKIYYYDFTSLYPWANKYSKYFVGHPTIIKDIPSQEDVLKHDGVVKCTILPPRGLYIPCLPFRCNNRLFFPLCRKCAEELNTDRCLHSNDERSLTGIWSIDEVRLAVDHGYVITKCFEVWAYKTSQYNRETGERGLFADYVDNFLKIKQEASGWPSGVESDSDKDNYIREFFENEGIHLDKENIRVNKSMRSLAKIMLNSLWGRFIMRENFTKTTICNSPEELNELLSSEAIEIVQFYPASDNQFIVSWKHIHDSEPPSKYVNMGVGICTTTNARIKLYSILSKIGHNIFYCDTDSVIYVVPAGEENPLSTGKFLGELTDELADFGEGAFIEEFVSTGPKATVLGQPIKMSRNNRTVLGQPIKMSRNNRTVLGQPIKIILTTVLCWDNQ encoded by the exons ATGACGATGGAGATTCCGGCCGAGGAGGAGAAATTCGTGAAGTTTCTTCAGAAAGTTAAATCATTCAACAATCGTTTTAACTTTACGCAGCTCGAGTTGAGCTTTGAGCTGAGATGTTCTGTTAGGAACACCTGCAGGGATTCGGTAAACAAGGCTTTCAACGAAGTTATTGGAGTTATTCAACAGGAGGGAAGTCAGGGTGATAGAATAATCCTGGAGATATTTCTTGAGGGGAACTCGATCAACGAGCCCATATTTTTGGACCTCCGTCCTCTGGGTACTTTAACAGTGGAGACTATATTTTCTGCTCTGGAAAAGGTGCAGCAATGCACAACAGCTTTCAATGTAGCAGACGTCGTAGCTGTTAGAGCTTATATGTTTCATCAATTGGAAG GGCGGGGGAAACGTCATAATCCTGGAAGGATGACACTCTCGGAGATGAGGAGGTATAAGCAGAAAAGCATCATAGATATTTCTGGGACATCCAATTGCCTAACAACATCTATTTTTGTTG ACTATGTACTTACCTTTAGGCCTATGCCCACTGTTGCTATCGCTCACAATGCCAAAGGCTATGATGCGCAGTTCATACTCGAAGAACTGTGTCAGAGGGAAGAGAAGATCGAACCTATTCTACAAGGTTGCAAAATATTGTATGCGAAAGTTAAGGGAGTAACATTTCTGGACTCTTTATCCTTTATTCCCTTCCCTCTGTCACAGTTCTCAAAGAGTTTTGGACTGCCTGAATGCGATAAGGGATATTATCCCTATAAATTCAATACCACGGAAAACCGCTCTTATATTGGAAGTTATCCCCCAATTGATATGTATCCAATTGAATCCATGTCCTCCCAGCAATATGCCGAGTTTTTAGAATGGTATGAGCAAGTCAAAGAACTCCCCTTTGACAACCGCAAAGAACTCATCCATTACTGCCGCCAAGATGTCAAAATTCTAGTGAAAGGATGCCTCAACTTTATACATTCCTTCATTGAAACTACATCCTTGAATCCCTTCTTGCAGGCTATCACCATAGCTGACGCTGTGATGAAAGCCTACAGGAAAAAATACCTTACTCCCAACACCCTTGCCATTACCCCCAAAAACAATTATaattccaatttccttcaaatgcagagcaaaatttctctgaaatggCTCGTGTATATGAAGGAAACTTCCCATCCCAACATAAAGTATGAGGTCAAAATTCGCGGATCTCGATATATTGCTGATGGATATGATGAGGCCTCTAACACTGTGTATAGTTTTGAGGGATGTTTCTTCCATGGGCATACATGCTTTTTAAACAGAGGGCATGCATTCTCAAAGAAGCCCAATGACAACATGCAGAGTCGTTATGAGAGCACTCTAAAACGATTGGATCACATTCGTCAATTGGGGTATAATCTTGTTTCAATTTGGGAGTGTGAGTTCCGTCGGATGTTGGATTCAGACCCTGTGCTTGCAGAGAGACTGAACAATCACCCTGAAGTCGTAGATTCAGGATTTGATTTACGATCAGCGGTTTACGGGGGCCGAACTGAGGTTTTCCGTACATATTACAAATGTCGCCCCggggataaaatttattactatgACTTCACATCACTCTACCCGTGGGCGAACAAATATTCGAAGTATTTTGTCGGGCACCCAACAATTATCAAAGACATCCCAAGTCAGGAGGATGTATTGAAGCATGACGGTGTGGTGAAATGCACTATTCTCCCACCAAGAGGCCTCTACATCCCCTGTCTTCCCTTTAGGTGCAATAACCGACTCTTCTTTCCTCTTTGTCGAAAATGTGCGGAAGAACTCAATACTGATCGATGTCTCCATTCAAATGATGAAAGATCCCTCACCGGAATATGGTCCATTGATGAAGTCCGTCTCGCTGTTGATCATGGATACGTGATCACAAAATGCTTTGAAGTTTGGGCATATAAAACTTCTCAATACAATCGCGAGACGGGTGAACGTGGGCTTTTTGCCGATTACGTtgataattttctcaaaattaaacaGGAAGCTAGTGGATGGCCCTCGGGAGTTGAATCTGATTCCGATAAAGATAATTATATCCGTGAATTCTTTGAAAATGAGGGGATACATCTTGATAAAGAAAACATCCGTGTTAACAAAAGTATGCGTTCACTTGCAAAAATAATGTTGAACAGTTTGTGGGGCAGATTCATAATGCgggagaattttacaaaaactaCAATTTGCAATTCTCCTGAGGAATTGAATGAACTTCTTTCTTCAGAAGCTATTGAAATTGTACAATTCTACCCCGCAAGCGACAACCAATTTATTGTTTCATGGAAGCACATTCATGATTCAGAGCCTCCATCGAAATACGTAAATATGGGTGTCGGAATCTGCACCACAACCAATGCAAGGATCAAGTTGTATTCCATCTTATCAAAGATAGGACATAATATCTTTTATTGTGACACGGATTCAGTCATCTACGTAGTACCTGCAGGGGAAGAGAATCCTCTTTCCACTGGTAAATTTTTGGGAGAGTTAACTGATGAATTGGCTGATTTCGGTGAGGGGGCCTTCATCGAAGAATTCGTGAGCACAGGGCCAAAAGC GACTGTGCTGGGACagccaataaaaatgtctcGTAACAACAGGACTGTGCTGGGACagccaataaaaatgtctcGTAACAACAGGACTGTGCTGGGACAGCcaataaaaatcattcttacaacagtactctgctgggacAACCAATAA